ACTGCATCAGTTATTTTGCTTAACTTAGTAATTGATTTTATAACAGTTTTAATCACTTTTGGTATAACATACGGAATATTGTTATCATTTAGCTAGTAGTCCAAAAAGCCTATTTTATAGCCACAAAAAGTTATTTTGTGGATTTTATTTATTTAAAAAAGCACCCAATTTAGGCGCTTTAATTAATAAAACTCTACAAAACAAATTCGAATATTGTGTGGCTTAAAATCTAAAAGAGTTTCAAAATTCTTGGTTATTTCTTCTCTTAGTCCTTCAATAGTATTTTTGAGTAAATAGCCTCTTTTAACTTTAACATCAATAATAAAAGTGGCATTTGACTGATCTGGAAGAAATGTTATCCTAGGAATATTGGCTAATTTAATTCCTTTTATTTCAGCAACAGCATTATCTATAAGGCTCAAAAGAGCTTTTTCAGTAATAGAAACTCTTTCGTTAGTTCCAAAAGAAGTTGAAAGAAAATTCATTACTTATTTGCCCTTCCAACATATTTGCCTGTTTCGGTTGAAACAATGATTTTTTCGCCTTCACTAATAAACATTGGAGTTTCTAGTTCAAAACCTGTTTCTAACTTAACTTTCTTTTGTGGATTATTTGCTGTGTTGCCTTTAACAGCATCTGGAGCTTCAGTAACTTCTAACACAACATTAGCATCTAATTCAATGTCAAGAATTTCTTCTTTATATTTTCTAATTTTTACAATCATTCCTTCTTTAAGGAAATTAAGCTCTCATTCAACATGCGAAACTGGAATTTCAACTTGCTCATATGTTTCAGTATCCATTAAAATAATATTTTCACCATCAGAATATAAGTAGCTCATTGGTCTTTTATCAATGTGTGCACGTGAAACCATTACACCACCAGTGTATGATTTAATAACTGTGCTGCCAGTTCTTAGGTTTTTTACCTTGGCCTTAACATTGGCTTGACCTCTACCTTGTTTTGAGTGTTGAGCTTCCAAAACAACAAAAATATCACCATCATCTTCAAAAGTAATTCCAGGTTTAAAAGTATTTACATTAATCATCTCGACTCTCCTTAATACTTACAGGCCTATAAAATAGATGTTTTTGTACAAATGCTTTATTAATAAGCCAATCCAAAAATTATTTTTATTTTTGTTTGAGTTTATATTTAGCATTAATTTTTTATCTTAATATTAAAAAATTATAAATTAGAAATTGTAATTATGAAAGAAATTCAATTAAAAAAGGAGTCAATTTAACGCTTTAAATGTAACGAATTTTGAGAAATTTTTGAAATTATTTTCAGCCCTCAATTTTCATTATTTCATTGTTTTATAGGCGAATTGTACAAAAGATTAGTATTTTCTATATATTTGATAAAGCTTAAAAATAAGGAGTACTATATGAAGAGAGTTGCAATATTTTATAATGCTGGAACAGAATTTCCTTGAGTTTTAAAACATCCTAAAAAAGAAGAAATAATTGGCCAATTCAAAAGCAGAAAAGATGCTGTATTTTGATACATAAGTTTTAAACTTGAAACACTAATTTTGTTGTTAAATGAAAAAAATGAACAAGTTGGACAAATTGCATATATCAAAGATCCAGACTACAACAATAAATTTATTATGATACCTCAATCATCAGGTTTAGATGCTAATGAAACATACATTTCTTTATGTGATGAGTTTGAAATTGATCCACTTAAGTTTTACAAACTAAATACTGATGCAGAAATTGATGAATACATTAAACATTTAAAATTCTCATATAGTGCAGATCCTAAAACATATTTTGAATCAAGATATGAAATCAAGAAAAGAGATAAAGAAGAGTATCTAAATGCTGATGCAAAAGTCAAAATGAAGCAAATTGAATTAGCTGGCTTATCTGATCTTGACAGACATTCTCGTTCTGAAGCTGCAAAAGAATTAGATGATTTATCTGCAACTAATACAATAGTTATTGAACCTAGTGCTAGTGTTAAAGAAAACACTATGAGTTTTAAGAAAACTGAAGCAGTTTCAGAAAAAGAAGTTATGCCTGAAGCTAAAAATGAAGTTATGGATAAAGAAGTTATGACAAGCAGCAAAATGACTGATGAAACAGAAGCTAGTGATAATAAAGAATCTATGATGACTTCAGAAGAAGAAAAAAGTTCTCAAACAGATTCATCAATGCAAATGTCAACAGCAATGCCAAAATCTAAAAAACAAAAATCAGTTGGCAGAATTGTTGGTTATGTAATTTTAGCTCTTATAACTCTTGGCGTAATAGCATTTGGCGTAATTTGTTTACTTGATTGACTAGGCACAACTGACTTATTACCTTTTATTTCACCTAAATAATGATTATTTTGCATATTTAATTATTTTCTCTATATAATTAATTATGCATTTTGCCCGAGTGGTGAAATTGGCAGACACGCTAGACTAAGGATCTAGTGAGGCAACTCATGCAGGTTCAAGTCCTGTCTCGGGCACCATATTAAAAAATCAAGGCAACTCCTTGATTTTTTATTCTTCAATTCCACTAATGTACATTTTTTGGTATTGGCCTTTTTTAGACATTAGCTGACTATGTGTGCCTTGTTCTTTTATTTCACCATTTTCAAGCATTAAAATATTGTCGGCATTCTTTATAGTGCTTAGTCTATGAGCAATTATTAAAAGTGTTTTATTTTTACTTAAAACTGAAATAGCTTTTTTAATCTTAATCTCAGTGATTGTATCAATATCGCTAGTTGCTTCATCTAAAATAGAAATTGTTTTGCTGCTTATCATTGATCTAGTGATAGCTATAAGTTGTTTTTGGCCAACGCTTAAAACTGATCCGTTGTCTTTTAGCTCTGTTTCATAGGCTTTTGGGAATTTTTGAATAAATTCATCAAGTCCCACTTGCTTAGAAATATTTACTAATTGATCGTCTGAAATTTCTGGTCTTACACAGGTTAAATTATTTTTAATTGTGTCCTTAAATAAATATGTTTCTTGCTGAATGACGTCAATATTATTTCTTCAGCTTTTTTCATTTGTGTCAAAAATTGATTGACCATTAATTAAGATATCGCCTTTAGTTGGAACATATAATTTAGAAAGCAGTTTTGCAATTGTGCTTTTGCCACAGCCTGTGTGACCTACTAGTGCCAATGTTTTTGTTGGCTCTATTTTGAATGAAATATTTTTTAAAACGTATTTATCAGGATTAGATGGATAAGCAAATCATACATTTTTAAATTCAATTGTACCATCGCCATTCTTTAGGTTTGGCAATTTTGATTCATCAACTGAAGGCATTAAGTCAAGTAATTTTTTAACACGCACAACAGAACCTAAACCCAATTGTAAATTCGAAACAATTTCTAAAATTTCACCTAATTTATCACTAATTGTAAAAACATAAATTGAAATTGATAATATTGCGCCACTAGTTATATTGTCTCTACCAGGCATTGATAATCAATTATTTTTTAATAAAACAGTTAGTCCGACAATTACTAATAAATTAAGTATCTTACTAAAGTAAAATCAAGGATATAATCAGGCAATTCTTACTGAAATAGCTGTACTAGTTTTCAGTAAAACTTTGTTAATTTTGTCAAAGTCTTTTGCAACAGCTTCTTGCTTATTATTTATTCTTATTATAGGAAGCGCATCAATTATTTCTTCTAAATAAGCATTAAAATTACCTAAATTTTGTTGTTTAGAAACAAAATATTTTTGGTTTTTAATAATAATTATTAATACTGGTATAAAGTTAATTGGAATAATAACTAAAGCAATAAGTGCAGTTATAAATGAGTATGAAATTAGAATACCAAAAGTAATTAATAAGGTAAATGCTACTGTAATAATGTTGCTTATAACATCAATCATAGACTGTACAACATTTTGAATATCATTAGTAACTGTTGACATCAAGTCACCTGTTTTTTCATTCTCAAAATAACTTAACGGCATTATTTGAAGCTTTTTATAAATATTTACTCTAATACGAGAACCTATTTTTACACTGGCTCTGTTAACTATTAAATATTGTGTAATTAAAACTAATTTTTGTAGTAAATAAACAAAAGCTAAGAGTACTATAAATCAGGCAAATTGGGAAGCATTAAATGACGCAGGATCAAATAAATCTATTTTAAAAAAGTGGTCAATTATATATCCTAAAAGTCATACACCACCAGTGATAAATCCAGCTAATAAAAGCCCTAAAAATATTGGCATTCATAAAATTAAACTATTTCCTGAATAGTCTTTAAAAAGTTTTATAAAAAGCTTGAAAGAGTTAGGAGATTTTGACCTATTTGCCTGTTTGACAGCACTTTTAGACATTTTGCACCTCTTTCTCCTGGCTTTCATAAATACTTCTATATATTGTGTTAGTATTTAATAAATCATTATGCTTTCCAATTGCAGAAACACTGCCATTATCCATAACAATTATTTTGTCGCAATCCTTTATTGAACTAACTCTTTGAGAAATTATTATGGTTGTATTATTAGAAATTTTGCCTAAATTTTCCCTAACTAATTTATCAGTTTGGTTATCTAATGCGCTTGTTGCATCATCCAAAATAAGAATTTTTGGACTTTTAATTAATGCTTGGGCAATTGCTAATCTTTGTCTCTGCCCACCGCTAAAGTTTTTACCTCTTTGGTAAACTTTATGCTCTACTGAATCATCAAGTTTAAATACAAAGTCAGCTTTAGAATTTAATAAAGCATTATTTAAATTTGATTCATTTTCTAAATTAGCACCAAGCATCACATTTGATTTAATAGTACCACTTAGCAATAATGGTTTTTGAAATACTACTGAAACATTTTTGTAAAAATCTTGCTGGTTAATGTCATAAATATTTTTATTGTCTATTAATATTTCGCCACTGTTTTTATTAATTTTATACTCGCGAGTTAAAAGACGAACTAATGTACTTTTTCCACTACCAGTTTTTCCAATTATTCCGACTGTTTCATAAGGCTTTATGACAAATGAAACATCTTTTAAAACTAATGTTTTATCATAGCCAAAATTCACATTTTTGAACTCAATTTTGCCGCAAATTGATTGTGTATGAGTACTATTTTTAGATGCAATTTCGCTTTTTATTTTTAATATTTCCAAAATTCTTTTAGCAGAAATATTGCTTCTTATAAGTCTATTTGTCATAAAAAGTGTTGAAAATATTCCAAAAGAAATAAGCTGCATATATGTAATAAATTGATAAATGTCACCAACTAATGACTTAATGTCAGTGCTATCATTTTTGTTAATAATCACTGCTACAATTGAAAAAATAACAACATTGCCAAGCAAAATGAATAGGTCAATAGAAGGTCAGTTAATAGCGCCATATGTATTTGCTTTTCTTGAAACTTTTTCTAAATTTTTATTAGATTCATTAAAACGCAAAAATTGTCTTTGCCCTAAGTTATATGACTTAATTAAGGAAACATTATTAAAATCTTCCTTAATTACTTCATTAACTGCATCAAGCATTATGTTTTCTTTTCTATATAACGGAAATAGCTTAATAATAGCTACAACTGCAAGTGTAACAATAAAAGGGACAACAAAAACAATTGAAATTGATAAGTATAAATTAGTTAGTAAAGCAAATATTAAGCCTCAAACTGTGTAAAATGGAAAAACGAAAATGTTTCTAAAAATAATATAAAAGCCGTCCTCTAATTTTTGTACATCATTACTAAAACGAGTTAGTAGCGTTGCTGGCGTTATACTTTCAATATTTTTATGTGATAAAGTAAGTAAATGTTCAAATAATAATTTCCTAGTGTAATACACACCTAAATTTTTAGCTTGTGCAGCTAAAAAGTTAGAAGCATAGGAAACTATTACTAATATAAAAGCTAGTGCAAAAGAAATTCCAATAATTACTCACAAAGCATTTGCATAAGAAAATGAGCCTATTATTCATGAAGATTTAAAAATATAAACACTTACTTCACTATTAATGTTGCTATTAGCCAAGTAAGTTATTAACTGCCTTGTGACTGTAGGGATTAATATGCTTAAAAAAGGATGTAGTGTGCTTAATATAACAGCAAAAAGAGCCATAAGCTTGACTTTTAGTGGAAATTTAGAAAATAATTTCAGCATATTCCCCCAGTAACAAAATCATATTTTTTTAATTATTACATTATAAAGTAATTAGATATTTTATTAATATGTTTGCTATTTAAAAAGTTACAAAAAAGAGTAAAAAATAGGAAAAAATCGTTATTTTTCCCCAGAATAGTCATTAAATAATTTAGTTTGCTTAGATCCGTCTGAAAAACCATTTGGATAAAGGAATTTTAGATTTTCTCTAAATGAGTTCTTTTGATTTTTGTAAATTGACTTATTGCTTCCGTCAATTAAATTGTAAGCATAAATTGTATTATTTGCAGCTTGGATATCGCTAGATTGTAAAAAGGGTGCTATGCCACCTGATCTTAATAAATCACCATAGTCAACACTAGCTGTTACAGAGTTATAAATTCCCACCATTTGGCCAAATTCATTATAAGCTAATGAGCCAGAAGCACCATAATATAGGGATGAAAAGTTAATGCCGTATTGAAAACCATATCAGCTAGCCATTACTCTATTTCAATAATTATCATTGATAATTGCATTTGAGGCAACACCAACTTTTTCCTCAATGCTGCCTGTTGCAAAAGCAAAAGTGTCTTTATTTTTTAAACCGCTATTATATGAAGATACTGAATCTGAATATCTTTCACTAGGATTATTTTGCATTCAAGTAGCAGTATTATTTTGATTTGGATAACCTGCTATATAAATATCTTTAGCATTTCATAAGTTATTTTGATTACTTTTATCATATGAAGCTGATACATAATCAGTTGTTTGCATATACTTAGAAACATTTTTGTCTTGATTTGGCAATATTTCGGTTTTTTCTAATCTATCAATATAGTTATCTAAACCTCTAATAGCATAATTAACTCAACTTTTAAAAGTTTCATCAGCTTTTTCTAAATCAATATCAACTTCAAAGACAGCAAAATCAACTGTAATAGGCACTTTATTTTTACTTTCAAAGTCGTCTCAGGCTGATTTATAGTGCTGAATGTCATTAGAACTTGCTTTATACTGCTTGTATTGCGAAGCTGATTCATTAAGCTCACTTTGAATATTTTTAATTGCTTCATCATTCATAAAATCAACAGCAGCAAAAACTAATTTTGGTTCTGAGATGGCGTTTGTTTGTGTAGTTGAATTGATACTACTTAATTTTTCATAATATATAAACTCTTGACTATTAGTAAAATAAGAAGCAGGAGATGTACCATTTGAGCCTGTTTTATTAGGTTTTTGGTCAAAATTAGTAACATTTGAGCTCTTACCTAGTGCAACAGCAACTACTTTATCATTGGTAGGATCATAATAGTTTAATTTTTCTTGCTTCTCTTTTTCTAATGAGTTACTGAATCTAGCTAAAACATGCAAATTAGTACCTAAAAATAATTTGTATTTGTTGTCTGAATTTGTATATTTATGATAATCAAGTAATCAAGCAGTTCCGGTGCCATCACTTAAAAGATCTCCATTTGAAAGTTTTGTTAAGTATTTAAGTGAAAAAGTTCTGTCATACAACTCTTTGTATAGAATCTTTGAATCAACTGCCTTAAATTTAGATGCATGCTCGGGATATTTGTGCTTATTTGCATTGTTAAACAAGCCAAAAGGAAAATTAGGCAATGCAGGTATTGCAGGAACTTCAGTTTCCATTGGAAGCTTATCCATAGGGTCTAAAGACATTGTGTCGATTACAACTGTATCTTCTTTAGAATCTAATTTATCAAGATTTTCATTTTTGTCTTTGTTTAAAAAACTATTAGCTTCAGCTAATAATGACTGCAAAGAGTTAATGTAATTATTTAGTTGATCAGTGCTTAAAATATTAAGGTCAAATGATTTTAAATTTTGAATATATTCATTTATTTTGCTTCTTAAATTTAATGCTTCATGGCTCTCATAGTTAATTTTCTGACTAGATGAATCTAATAATTGAAATAATGAATTGACTTTATCAATCAATTCATTATTTGCTTTATTTTCCTGTTTTATAGGTTTATTAGGTGAATCAATACATTTAGATGCACTAAGCAATGATGTAAATGATAATCCCCCCCCTATTAATATGAAAGGAAAAAATTTCTTTTTCATTATTTGTTTTGAATTTAGTTTATTAAATACAAAATTAATTATTTAACAAACTTTTTAAATTCTGAGTAGCCTTTTTCATCCATTTCTTCATATGGAATAAAATCAATTGCAGCACCATTAATGCAGTATCTTTTACCACCCATATCTTTTGGACCATCATTAAATACATGGCCTAAGTGATGGTCGCCTTGACCTGATCTTACTTCGATTCTGAACATATTGTGTGATGTATCATCTAAATACTTCACAGTGTCTTTGAAAATTGGTTCTGAAAAGCTTGGTCAGCCACAGCCAGAGTTAAATTTTGTGCTTGATGAAAAAAGTGGTTCGCCAGTGATTTTTTCAACATAAATTCCACGACGATATTCATTATTTAAAACTGATGTATGCGGTCTTTCAGTCGCAGAGTTTTTAAGAATATCATAGCTAAGCTGGCTAAGTTTTAATTCATTTCTAACTTGCTTAATAATTTGATAATCATCTTTAGATAATGAATAATCTGTATTTAAATTAACGTGGCAGTAGCCTGTAGGGTTTTTGGTTAAGTAATCTTGATGATATGCTTCTGCATCAATAAAGTGGTTTAAAACTTTTAATTCAACATGAAATTCGTTGTATTGCTTCTTTAAATAGCTAAATAGTTTTTCAATTGTTAAATAGTCATTAACATCTTGATAGTAAACGCCAGTTCTATATTGAACTCCAACATCATTACCTTGTTTATTTAATGAAGTAGGATCAATAATTTTGAATAAATGCAATACTAATTCTTCTACTGAGGTAATTTCTGAATCATAAACTACTTTAACAGTTTCAGCATGCAATGAATTTTTTAAGTTGGTATATGTTGCATTTTCATCTTTGCCATTTGCATATCCAACTTGTGTATCTAAAACACCTTTTACCCTTTTAAAATAGGCTTCTACACCTCAAAAACATCCACCAGCTAAATAAATTGTTTTTTGCATAATTAACTCCTTTTATATTTACTTATAATTGAAATATTATAAAGGGGAAATATTTTTTTATCCCAAAAAGAAAGCAATAATTTATTTTTTACAAATACACCTTTATTGATGCATCATCAAATGATATTTCATAATCATAATTAGAATCGCGTAAATACTCCTCAATATTTGCCATCAGTGCACCTTGCCCTTTACCTGTTATTATAGTAACATAGTCATAATAAAAATCATCTTCATAGGCATTAGCTAATGATAGTTGCACTTGTGTAAGTGCTTCTGGAATTGTAAATCCGTGCAAATCAACTATGTTTGAGAAGTCATTATTATCATAGTAAATAGAACTATTTTTATTTTTCTTGCTCATAATTTTCCTTTTGACAAATAGGGCAATAATAAGTCATTCTTTGTGCAATAAATTCTTGCTGTATTAATGCATTGCACTTATTGCAAGGCATGTTTGCGCGCATATGAACTTGTAAATGATTTTGGAACTGACCTTCAGCACCATTAAGGCCTGAAAAATCAACAATTGTTGAGCCGCCTAGCTCAGTTGCTTTATCTAAAATTATTTTAGTGTTGCTTAATATTTCTTTAAACTTTTCATAAGGTATTTTATTAGTTTTAGTTCAAGGGTTTATTTTTGATAAAAATAATATTTCATTAGCATAAATATTTCCTATGCCTAAAATATAGCTTTGATCTAGCAAAAATGATTTAATAGGAATACTTTTGTTTCTGACTGATTCATATAAATTTTTAGGATCAATTTTGTCAACTTCTTTGCCTAATTTATCAAGAGGTTTAGATGAAAATAGCTCATTATCATTTTTAATATGAAAAGTTCCAAACTGACGAGAATCATTATAAAACAGAAACATTTGGCTATCTAACTCAAAAATAATATAGTCATGTTTTCTTGTTCTATTTATGCTGCTATCAGTAAAATATTTGCCCGTCATCCGTAAGTGGCTTACTAAATTTTTATTATTTGAAAGTTTGTAAATAATGTTTTTACCAACATTGTAAACATCAAGTATTTTTTCATTTAACAAGTAGTTTTTAAACTCACTAGCAGTAGCATTTTTAATTAGCTTATCAAGCTTGACAATGACATTAGTGATAGTTAAATTTAAAATATTACCTTTAAGTGCTTTAACTACTGTCTTAACTTCTGGCAATTCAGGCATACTTATTTATCTTCCTTATTTAAAATTTTAAACATATTGGATTTATATATTTCAACTCCTGGCTGATCAAATGGATTTACTCCTAATAAATAAGCACTAATTGCTAATCCTCTCATAAAAAACTGGAATAAGTATCCTAGTGCATATTCATCTAACTTTGCAATTTCAATAACAATATTAGGCACCAAGGCGGTTTTTGAATGAGCTTCTAGTGTGCCTTTAAAAGCTGATAAATTTACTTTATGTACTGTTTTACCATCTAAATAATTAAGCTTATCATCATCATTTTTTTCTTTAGAAAGCAAAATGTCATATAAAGGTTCTTTTGAGACTAAAATTGTCTCAAATAATATCTTTTTGCCATCTTGAATAATTTGCCCAATCGAGTGTAAATCAGTGCTAAAAGTCGAACCAGTAACTCATAATCCTTTGTTATCCTTGCCTTCACTTTCAGCAAATAATTGTTTTCATCATTCGATGAAAAATGATAATTTTGGCTCATATGAACACATTAGTTCTATGTCATATTTTTTGCTTAATACATGTCTAGCAACTGCATATTTATATGCTTGATTTTCATTTAGATTTAAATTATTGCAATCATTATTTGCATCAGTTGCACCATTAAGTAATTTTTCAACATTGACGCCTGCACAAATTAATGGAAATAGCCCAACAGGAGTAAGCACACTAAAGCGACCACCTACATTATTAGGAATTATTAAAGTTTCATAATTCTTAGCTTTAGCAAGTTCATATAAAACCCCTTTTTCAGAATCGGTTGTTGCAACAATATAATCCTTTGCATATTGTGCTCCCACTTGAAACTCTAAAAGCTTTCTAAATTCTCTAAAGGCAATTGATGGCTCAATTGTTGTACCACTTTTGGAAATAACATTGATAGCAAACTTTTTATTTTCAACATACTTAAGTTGTGCAACTAATTGCTCGCTGCTTAATGAATTACCTGCAAAAATTAATTCAATATCAGGATCAGTCATTTTGTATTTATCAAAAACATAATCGTAAGCAGCTTTTGAGCCTAAATATGAGCCACCTATACCAATAACAACTAGTGTGTTTACTTTTTGTTTTTTTCATACACTAGCAATATCATTCATCTTTTTCATTTCCAAATTATTTGTATTATTTGGCAAGTTGATTCAGCCCAATCACTCTTTTTCACTGACCTTTTGAGCAACTATATCACTATGTATTTTAGCTACCTGTTCTTGATATTTATTTATCTCGCTTAGATCTAAAGCATGAGAAATATCAACATTTATATATTTCATGTTAACTCCTGTGGTTAATTAAAAATGGATTTGTATTATTTAGCATACATCTGTATATGAAACTTCAATATAAAAATGCAATTATTGCTCCAAGTGAATATTCGTTATTATCATCAATTGAAATTAAACAATAAGGCATACCAAGAATATTGGTAAGAATTTCCTGAATTCCATTATTTGCACTTTTTCTAAAATCACTTATTTTTGTAAAAGGATACTGATTTAGTCCATCACTAAAATGAATTTCATCACTTAGTCTGTAATCTATTTTTTCATTTTTTAGTTTATAAAAGGAAATGTACATTTTTTGATAATTATCTATTAAAAACTGCCCATAAGTATAAATATCGTTTGTAAATGATGCAATATATGAAAAAACATTAAATTTATCATAGTAATTATTTTCCATATTAGCCTGTAAAACAAGTAAATTAGACAAAACATTATTATCATTAATTATGAAATTATACTTACTTTTTTTGCTAATTAATGATCTAACATAGGCATATTGAAAAGCTATATTTTCTTCTAAATTATCAGAAACAAAAGCAGGGTATAAATTTTGATACCCAGAAACTAAGTTCATAATATCACAGCCTTTTAAAAGCAATAAAAACAAGTTGCTTTCAGCAAAAAATGAATAATTTTTGGTCAAAACGTTCGGCATTATTAACTTATTTCTTTCATCAATTTCAAAGTTTTGTAACTGCACTTCTAATTTTTGCTTGCAGATCATAAAACATCTTTTTAGTGCTCTATAATATCCATATTTTTCTTGAATATCATTAATTATAATTTTGATAATTTCAATAAATGGTTCAGAATATAATGACTGACCGATAAATAAAAATGCAGTCTTAGAGTTGTTAATTATTTCTTGATTTTTTACATACAGTTTTTGCCAAATTTCAGGCTCTTCATCACAAAAAAAGCTGTATTTAATTTTCTGATCTTTTAAGATATCATTTTTATTTAAAA
This sequence is a window from Mycoplasmopsis agalactiae PG2. Protein-coding genes within it:
- a CDS encoding MMB_0454 family protein encodes the protein MNFLSTSFGTNERVSITEKALLSLIDNAVAEIKGIKLANIPRITFLPDQSNATFIIDVKVKRGYLLKNTIEGLREEITKNFETLLDFKPHNIRICFVEFY
- the efp gene encoding elongation factor P: MINVNTFKPGITFEDDGDIFVVLEAQHSKQGRGQANVKAKVKNLRTGSTVIKSYTGGVMVSRAHIDKRPMSYLYSDGENIILMDTETYEQVEIPVSHVEWELNFLKEGMIVKIRKYKEEILDIELDANVVLEVTEAPDAVKGNTANNPQKKVKLETGFELETPMFISEGEKIIVSTETGKYVGRANK
- a CDS encoding MAG3090 family protein, with translation MKRVAIFYNAGTEFPWVLKHPKKEEIIGQFKSRKDAVFWYISFKLETLILLLNEKNEQVGQIAYIKDPDYNNKFIMIPQSSGLDANETYISLCDEFEIDPLKFYKLNTDAEIDEYIKHLKFSYSADPKTYFESRYEIKKRDKEEYLNADAKVKMKQIELAGLSDLDRHSRSEAAKELDDLSATNTIVIEPSASVKENTMSFKKTEAVSEKEVMPEAKNEVMDKEVMTSSKMTDETEASDNKESMMTSEEEKSSQTDSSMQMSTAMPKSKKQKSVGRIVGYVILALITLGVIAFGVICLLDWLGTTDLLPFISPK
- a CDS encoding ABC transporter ATP-binding protein, translated to MSKSAVKQANRSKSPNSFKLFIKLFKDYSGNSLILWMPIFLGLLLAGFITGGVWLLGYIIDHFFKIDLFDPASFNASQFAWFIVLLAFVYLLQKLVLITQYLIVNRASVKIGSRIRVNIYKKLQIMPLSYFENEKTGDLMSTVTNDIQNVVQSMIDVISNIITVAFTLLITFGILISYSFITALIALVIIPINFIPVLIIIIKNQKYFVSKQQNLGNFNAYLEEIIDALPIIRINNKQEAVAKDFDKINKVLLKTSTAISVRIAWLYPWFYFSKILNLLVIVGLTVLLKNNWLSMPGRDNITSGAILSISIYVFTISDKLGEILEIVSNLQLGLGSVVRVKKLLDLMPSVDESKLPNLKNGDGTIEFKNVWFAYPSNPDKYVLKNISFKIEPTKTLALVGHTGCGKSTIAKLLSKLYVPTKGDILINGQSIFDTNEKSWRNNIDVIQQETYLFKDTIKNNLTCVRPEISDDQLVNISKQVGLDEFIQKFPKAYETELKDNGSVLSVGQKQLIAITRSMISSKTISILDEATSDIDTITEIKIKKAISVLSKNKTLLIIAHRLSTIKNADNILMLENGEIKEQGTHSQLMSKKGQYQKMYISGIEE
- a CDS encoding ABC transporter ATP-binding protein; protein product: MLKLFSKFPLKVKLMALFAVILSTLHPFLSILIPTVTRQLITYLANSNINSEVSVYIFKSSWIIGSFSYANALWVIIGISFALAFILVIVSYASNFLAAQAKNLGVYYTRKLLFEHLLTLSHKNIESITPATLLTRFSNDVQKLEDGFYIIFRNIFVFPFYTVWGLIFALLTNLYLSISIVFVVPFIVTLAVVAIIKLFPLYRKENIMLDAVNEVIKEDFNNVSLIKSYNLGQRQFLRFNESNKNLEKVSRKANTYGAINWPSIDLFILLGNVVIFSIVAVIINKNDSTDIKSLVGDIYQFITYMQLISFGIFSTLFMTNRLIRSNISAKRILEILKIKSEIASKNSTHTQSICGKIEFKNVNFGYDKTLVLKDVSFVIKPYETVGIIGKTGSGKSTLVRLLTREYKINKNSGEILIDNKNIYDINQQDFYKNVSVVFQKPLLLSGTIKSNVMLGANLENESNLNNALLNSKADFVFKLDDSVEHKVYQRGKNFSGGQRQRLAIAQALIKSPKILILDDATSALDNQTDKLVRENLGKISNNTTIIISQRVSSIKDCDKIIVMDNGSVSAIGKHNDLLNTNTIYRSIYESQEKEVQNV
- a CDS encoding MIP family Ig-specific serine endopeptidase, translated to MKKKFFPFILIGGGLSFTSLLSASKCIDSPNKPIKQENKANNELIDKVNSLFQLLDSSSQKINYESHEALNLRSKINEYIQNLKSFDLNILSTDQLNNYINSLQSLLAEANSFLNKDKNENLDKLDSKEDTVVIDTMSLDPMDKLPMETEVPAIPALPNFPFGLFNNANKHKYPEHASKFKAVDSKILYKELYDRTFSLKYLTKLSNGDLLSDGTGTAWLLDYHKYTNSDNKYKLFLGTNLHVLARFSNSLEKEKQEKLNYYDPTNDKVVAVALGKSSNVTNFDQKPNKTGSNGTSPASYFTNSQEFIYYEKLSSINSTTQTNAISEPKLVFAAVDFMNDEAIKNIQSELNESASQYKQYKASSNDIQHYKSAWDDFESKNKVPITVDFAVFEVDIDLEKADETFKSWVNYAIRGLDNYIDRLEKTEILPNQDKNVSKYMQTTDYVSASYDKSNQNNLWNAKDIYIAGYPNQNNTATWMQNNPSERYSDSVSSYNSGLKNKDTFAFATGSIEEKVGVASNAIINDNYWNRVMASWYGFQYGINFSSLYYGASGSLAYNEFGQMVGIYNSVTASVDYGDLLRSGGIAPFLQSSDIQAANNTIYAYNLIDGSNKSIYKNQKNSFRENLKFLYPNGFSDGSKQTKLFNDYSGEK
- the msrB gene encoding peptide-methionine (R)-S-oxide reductase MsrB; translated protein: MIKQVRNELKLSQLSYDILKNSATERPHTSVLNNEYRRGIYVEKITGEPLFSSSTKFNSGCGWPSFSEPIFKDTVKYLDDTSHNMFRIEVRSGQGDHHLGHVFNDGPKDMGGKRYCINGAAIDFIPYEEMDEKGYSEFKKFVK
- a CDS encoding Smr/MutS family protein is translated as MSKKNKNSSIYYDNNDFSNIVDLHGFTIPEALTQVQLSLANAYEDDFYYDYVTIITGKGQGALMANIEEYLRDSNYDYEISFDDASIKVYL